CCTGTCAATCTCTCGcagcacacaggttgagaatcactgcattaaagccttctacaaagacagaaatgatgttacactttctgtattaaattgtcagacattacttatgggaagACCTGATACATCAGTTGaacactttatttatataatattatttgatgTCTTACgaatatctgtaaaaaaaaagaacgCGTGACGTTATAAACATACCTATGTGACAAAGTTAAATAATTGAAAACCACGCTTTATCTATTcgtgttaaattaaaataagtatttcttttttattaatttgatattaaGTTTAAGAAATTGAAAGAGGCATCCATGAACAGTCCAATATTTTCATATAGGAATTTTTTAAACGTTAAACTACGTTAcatgttacttttaaataaatggaTTTCTTTTTTTAGTAGTTTGCTGTTATTTGTGTGATAcactataaattaattttttaagttaGTTTCACTGgtaatttgatattgtttgtttttatatagcaaagccacatcgagctatctgccaAGTTCCCCGGGGaggggaaatcgaatccctgatttttgcgttgtaattCCGTCGACGTACCCCTGTATAGCAGGGGACAATTTGATAGTAGTaacatatatttatcattaagctgcacaatgggctattaaTGATGTGTCCGCAATTGAGATCAAACTACATTTCAGCGCTAAAAACTTTCAACTCACCATTGAACCACCAGGagtaaaataatatgaaacacagtaaaataatattacaccCTACTTTAATGAATATGAACTTCAACAAGGCTCCTTATGGAACTTTCTGTGCATATTTCTAATATAGGTACTTAACATGTACTATTTCTTTTTATACCGAAATACTAAATCTTATACAAGGTTTCAATTGTATATACTTATCAAATCGTCCTAATAGAATGTATCTTTATCAGTATGTTTATTGTAAACATATGAAATAGCCAACAAGTGTTTTGATGGAGAAAAAGAGAGACTTTTACGTTTTTATCTGTTGTGTAATACAAGGTTTTACGAAATTCTAAAACCAAGACCCGActtggccaggtggattaaggcgttcgactcgtaatctgaggatcgccttaagaatatctttaataaaaaaagaacgCGTGACGCTATAAACATACATATGTGACAAAGTTAAATAATTGAAAACCACGCTTTATCTATTCgtgttaaattaaaattagtgtttccccgtcgcacgaaacatgctcgcccttacagacgtgggggcattttaatgttacggtcactcccactattcgttggtacaagagaagtccaagagttagcggtaagtGGTAATGGCTAGCTatcttttttctagtcttacactgcaaaactagggacggatagcgcagatacctctcgtgtagcttttcgcgaaattaaaaaaacaaacaaacgaaagacAAAAAGTAGCGATTTTTGCACAAATATACATCAATTTCATGTAGGTGGAATATTTTTCTTCACCTTATCTTCAATCCTTCCCTGTAATATACATTAATTTCAGTAATAACACTTCTTtctgtataaatattgtttaatgttgaaaggtttgtttgtttttttaaattaagcacaaagctgcagaatgggctatctgtgctctgcccaccacgggtatccaaaccaggtttttagtgtgtaagctctgtgccactggggtgaaTGTTGAAGGGAAATCAACTTTCAGTTTAACGTAAATTCATTGTCTAATAATGTAATGCTATTTgatttttaagtaaaatgttccttgtaatataaaaacaaacaagtatgctGTTGCATACAATACCTAAATACAAAGTAAGCTACACTGTCGAATACAACctatataatttattatgcatCGTAATCCACACGAAAACTTGCGtttgaaagtttgataaaaataatacagtttatgaaGATAACTCACAATCTAAACATCATTCGATTGGTTTTACTTAATAAAACTGAGTTAAAGGATAATAGGGCTTTAAATAATAGTACTCCCAAAACATCTTCATTTCTCCATTAAACAAGATCTAATATTGTCATTTTGTTCTTTATAATCTCATATATTTCCCATCTTTATTGATGCTTAGTATTTTACTTACTAATTTTTCTCGTTTCTTTTTTGTCTAATCACTAGTTCGTATGTTCCACAACTTAACAAACTGTGCCCTGAAACATCTGTCAACTCCTCAGTATCTGAAAAGTGTTTGCATTCAACAACGTTTCATAAATCAAAGAATCGCAAGGCTTTGGGTTCTATAAACTGTAATTTatcaaaactttacaaaatacatacaaactattattattcattcaaatgtaattaaagttttcTACTCAGTGAGGCTACTTCTTTGTCCTTCTTTTTCTCTCATTccgttttattcttttttcactACGTCACACTTCAATTCAGTTCATTACAATCTAACCAATCACTGTTATCTTTCCTATTTCTATGAGAGTTGTTGATTTTTGCTTTCGTCTTTTTTGGTGGTGTCACATAAATATTCTATATCGGTCATTTACCCTTTAAAAAAACTTCCTCTGGGTCACAACTCTACATTCTTAAAGTTTTCACAAACTATcgaatttcacaaataaaaataaaattttaggacATAATTTGATTGTATACATACTaattaaaaaattcattttgatTTTGGCCCAGTacggacaggtggttagggcgcgcgacttataatctgagggcgatggttcgaatctccgtcacaccaaacatacttgcccttttagTCTGGGAACGTTCTCTTGTGGAGGTCATGCCGactatttgtttgtgaaagagtagcccaagagttggcgctaggtggttatgattagctgccttgcctctaatCTTACGTTGCTGACTGAAAGACGGCTAAggcagatggcccttgtgtaactttgggcgacatttcaaaacaataaacaaacatttttgttttgatgaCTCTAGCATATATCAAAAAAATATCTGACGTTATCATGTACATGTATTTAAACAATCTTAATTAAGAAATACTTTGTAGCTAGTATATCCTTTTCACTGACAACAACAAGTCGTTTGCGTTGTTAGTAAGGGACATTTCTTATCTTCTTTGAAGGTACGTACTGAAAAAATCTGTAATTTCtctgtgtaaaaaaaattcattggaATTTATAATAGTATTTTCAGACTGTAATTAGTGTGTTGTAATATAGTATTGATAAGTTGCATTAAAAATTATGCTGTTCTAAATCAAGTCGATATATTTACACGTATTATTTCGATGGTTAGGgttaatttactgttatttatattaatgaaacgAAAGAAATTTGTATCTTAGAAATTCTATAAAAACGATTTTCAAGCAtcatgtaaatttttaaaaattacgtttataaatatgtatgcatTATATATACGCATTGAAGTTCAGTATTTATACCCTCTTCAGACAAATTTTTGTGACTTTTAGTTCCAACCTTGTCCTGGATTTCCACTTACTGGTCGATGTTAAGACTTTTGGGCTATCTCCGACGCTTTGTTTTTATTCCCATTCTCAGTCGCTTTGCACACGTTACACAATGACACAGTTAATATGTGCATGTTCACAGTAGCTTCGGACAGAAGAAAATTTACCGGTAATTGAAACAATGACATTTTTAATGTTTCGTGACAAACCTACTGAACTGAATACTTTCATAGAATTGGATCGTCATTATGTGAAAACTACATTGAAGAGATAAGTTTAATTTCAGCAACATTACAGACTTGTGACAATGAGTACAAATTTGAAGGTGGCGTTAAGttagttttttaaataagatgaggcggataaaacaatatttctataaataaagatGTTCCCAGATATTTCTTTAGCGTTGGCTTTAATGAGTTTATTGTTAACGCTTCAGAATATTTTCTTCTCCCGATGTCCAGCTGTCTTGGGATACAGTATTTTCTACACTATTTTCAGTGGTTATACAGTTTTGGCCAATATATTTCCTTTTTCGTAACAaatagataacactatgtaacaaaattttactttttcttgctcctgggcagaaagtgttattttccaattgcttatgcctaaagtaaatggaaaagacctatttttctcttcaaactttgcttttgtaacctggaagTGTATGACGAAAACACGATaaaagactatatttgggggcttatgcgtgaaagtgatttacattacagtcgtaaatttcgaaaaactactcacttctaaaaaaatctgttcatttttgtataactttagtatatatatacgtaaatcttgattcgtatgttgttttattcagaccttatgtaaatgaaaatgtgcaaatttgcccgtttttacaaagaaaataagttaatttctaaatttcattatccaggtcacaaaagcaaagtttgaagggaataatggccattttatgttcttttacaacataagcaattaagaaataacacataaaatccaggaaaaaatttgtgttacatagagtaattattattaagatggaatagAAAAACACTTGCTCTTATCAAACCGAAAAATCcgtattatattaaacatctacatatacAATTTGTGTTATGAGACAGGTTTCATGGACATCCTAAACGATTTCTTAGAACAGCAAACAATCTGTAAAAAAGATGTGTAATTCAGCATTTGACCTCTCacaataaaaacttaacaaaatatatataatgacaaactATAACACAAATGATTATAACTAGCGTTTGTAACATTATATCATCTCATACTGAACATTCAATACTTGGTTGGTCCTCATCGTACTCTATTAATCTCCACAAGGCAACGTGGCAGTCTCTCGAAGAGGTTATTGGTGTAATCCACAGTAATTACTTCCACACTCCTCACTAAAAGGAGCTGCAACACAGGTACGATAGCTACTTTACGGTCGTGGATACCTGTCGTCTATGTGAGTTTTACCCAACAATACTCAATGCAGGAATACAACCTGCATATTTTGCTAGCTGTTGAAATTTCATGATCTCCTGGTCGAGATAATCCTATAAAATATGCTCTCTGTGGGCAGTGACGTTGTCATCctggaaaaaaaatgttactgcCAAATCTTGCTGTAGCATATGGCAAAAATATCGACTCCGTGTAATGCCTGTAGGGGGCACCATTGATGTTTTCCGAGAGTATACGTAGAGCACTTTTTCAATTGTGATAACAGTCGCCCAAACATGTACTGTATCACATCTTATGTGTCCACTGTATGAAAGACAGACTTCCTTCACCTGTTCTCCAGGCAAATGACGAACACAAAACGGGACTCGTTCTGCTTAATATCGGTTTGCAGATAACCCATCCTgcaaaataacctttttttttatagtttcctGTTCGTTATTCTTTTGCATACCCTGGAATGAATGTGTTTGTTCCATTCCTGTCGTAAGGCGTTGCAAGACTTCTTTCGACCTATATGTATTAAATTGATGAAAACATGGTCACTTTGGGCAgtagttttgttgttgtagtttCAGCAGCTACGGTATACAGTCTGGAACAAGGTTTCCTTTAGTCACATTAAATGTCAGAACTTTAGATACTGTACACTGGAGGTAATCTATATAATTCTAGCAATGCTGCTTTGCTTCATACTAATTCTGGACAGTCGAATAATTTGACACCCTATAACTACTGGCAAGTGACGAAGCATGACTGTACACCAAGTGTAGAAAACAGATGTTTGAACAAAgtgttgatttgttttgaaaaaattcCAAAAGCAAGCATATACATGTGCTTTGAGGAATGCTCAAAATAATTCATACAGACGAGAACAACATCTTGTACATGTCTGTCTAATCATATGCTACCTTCTCTTTTACTACTCGGGCATTTActcaataaatacatcatacatGTACAATAACATCAATATACAACAGTTTGCAGATATTTTGGCTAATACTGTATGTCGCCTTTCTTTGAggtgttcaaaaacatgtaatGTTCATTTATGATATTCCTTAACTTTGCGAACCATTTCTCTCCCTATGTTTGCGATTTGAAAGTGTTTACAGGAGTTGAATTTTATAGATGGCtctactgtttcatttttaatggTGACTGTTAATAATTATGATCTTAATTTTCATAGCTGGCATTTGTATGGTTATGGTATTtttgctgtgtttttttttttctttttgaatatgtttccataatattattttcactgaTGTGTTTGGCATAAGTAATTCTAGTGTTAATAAAGTTGAAGTTGTTTcaatcattaatatttacatactttTTCTTTGTTCGAAGTTTTATAATACGGTTGTTTTGAGAGTTTGTAAGCGACGTGAAAATCAATCGAAAAAAGTCGacatgaaaagagaaaaaaaagctAAGCATTTCTGATAATTACTTAAAACAACACCAAATAAACATCGAGGAACGCTCTTTAATCTGTAGTTACATTTTATACAcctcattttataataaaataatcgcCACCTACAACCGTGTTCTCACTGTCACGATTCTCTAAAATTAAATCTGCACATCCAAATGTATCTTTCACCTGATAACGTTCATTACTTCATATCTAGACATTGTAATCACTAAAATCAAAACTTTTCTACAGTTAAAGTTGATTCCCTTCCATTTccgagacccggcatggccagatggttaaggcactgtaCATGTActttaagggtcgcgggttcaaatctccgtcccaccaaacatgctcaccctttcagccgtgggggcgttataatgtgacgatcaatcccactattcgttggtaaaagagtagctcaagagttggcggtgggtggtgtagctttgcgcgaaatacaaaaacaaataaaacaatcttaGATAAGGAAGAAGAGGTTTTGTGCACCTTATCATCCTGGGTATTCgaaaattaaacatacccaaatacccacaaagaagaagcaaaGCGAAAcgataacaaagaaaaacaaaaaaagttattttttgtgtgtagCGGAGGCATTTGACACAATAGCCACATCgcatcaaattttattttaaaaacgtttaaataaaGAGACTTTGCACGAAAATGGTTTAAGtcctatttatataaaataacacgtTACACTGAGTTTTGCTCTTGGATCCATTTTTTATGCTATACTATACTGatttatgtaatataaatgtAAGTTGAATAATTGTTGTATTTGCTGAAGATACAGCACGAACATTTAGTTCtgctaatataaaataattctaatgcGAAATTATGAGCCAGCAGcaacaataatatttagttttattccaGGTGTTTGGAAATGTTGgtcaaatattttctcattatttcaaCTTCTGAAGCTGTTGCATGAGCTTTGACTGTGTCTAAAAAAATTAGAGTGGGGATGATTTTGTCCCTCTCTCGGCTACTATGgccaataataaattattgttattactagtgtttggtttgttttgaatttagtgcaaaactactcgagagctatctgcgctagacattccTAACTTAGCAGGGTGAAACTAGAGAAAAAAcaactagtcatgaccacccaccgccaactcttggactactcttttactaacgaatagtaggattgatcgtgacattatattTGCCACGCGGCTGAaaggtgtaacggggattcgaacttgcgacccctcggattacgagtcgagtgcattaaccacctggccatgccgggcctcgtagTATTTAGTCAGCTATAAGTCCTACAGCTTAATGAGTTCCATGCAAAGCAAGACTGTACTTATAGTTTTGTGATGTCTATTCATACATATTTCTGTGTCgaaaataacagtaattaaaataacaataattgaaATTACGGTTGAATTCAACCTAACTTGTAAAACTAGTACATCTACAGTTCTACGATTTGGGCTGAAAAGTAGTGGTTGCAATATTTAAATCGAGTTATTATTGTAAAGCTATCTGTAGATTAGAACGGAAAAATTGTGAATTTGTCACAATACGAAAAAATGTgcttaaaaaattcaaaaatgtgGTTATGGTTGTATAAAAACAGTTCTAAGAGGACTCGTGTCATTCAAATTTGTGTTTCTTGTAATCAAGATAAAATatctataaacataataatactgtctcttgtatgtccatataaatacttcgcagggtgtggttGGAActtcaccaaaactggtatggTGGTTTGTTAGTTCAATGTAGATGTACATACAAATTATCAATTTTGCATTATGTGTTTGCGttttataacgtttccacggctgaaagggcgagcatgtttggtgggaaggggattcaaagccgcgaccctcagattaagagtcgaacaccttaacgcACTTGTCCATGCTGAGCCACACTTCAAATAACCTGAGAAGGGAGGATGATAATAGTCTGAAGTATTTCATTTTTacacagtaaatttaaaaaatataatatttataacttggAAACACCaactaaaatattcatattttacatatttaaaattaatagtatTTATTTCGTCTTTCTTTATTATCAATCCTTTTACGAATGACaagatattagaaaaatatttatttttgagcaGTAAGTTGAACAATAAGCCATAAATGTTGCGCTTCAAGTAGAAAATAATCGCTATATTTTGAAATTCATTACAAGCCAGTTAAAGCACCGTTAAACCATCaggaaatataaaactaaactagACGCCAATATCATTTCGTTTtcttttatactatttatttataaatccaCACCACATTTTAATTCCtatctaatttaaaatattaattcagtttCTAATTCTGAAGTTATTTCGCCCAAAGCCTGAAAACATCTGTCCCTTTCGTCTTCATGTAAAATTTCTTCAATAATTCCCTTTGATTGGAcaggagaaaaataatttttccagTCTCCAACTGCTCCTTTTCGGATAAAATCGAATTTATGAGGCATTTTTAAATCTCTTGTTTTATAAACCTCCATAACATATTTCAAGCCCTCTGGAACTTCTGCTCCTATAAAACTGGTCTCATCCATattggaataaaataatttcatgtctTTATTAAAGCGTTTCATAAATTTCATGCTTGTGTGGTCGAGAATCTTCATCATAATTTTATCATCGGACTCCAACATTTCTGCATACTGTGGGCCTAGAAACTTGGCCAGTTTCAGAACAGCAGCTTTGGCGTCATCCTTCATTTCTTCGTATGTTAGAAAGCAGACGTTGGGATCGTTCCTGTGTTCATATGCGGAAAGAAGATGATCAAAGTAATCCCCCCATTCGGTTTCGCCATTGATGAATACCTCGAAAAAGTCGTCGAAGCTTCCATCTTCAAACTGATATCCTGGAAACATTTTGGTGTGATGATAGAAGGAAACACAACAGTCTCTAGGATTTCTAGCTACGTAGATGTATTTGGCTTTAGGTGAATAGGTGCACACATGAAACGGTAAATGTGTTTTAATCGCTTGAGGACGAGGCATATTTTCTACAAACTTGGCCCCCATCATTTCTATGAAAGGACTGCGTTCTTCAacatctttaaaattttaaatgtttctcccttgtttaaaatattgtgaacaatATGTTGGGTCCAAGTAGTTCCACATTTTGGAAAGGTCACGACAAATATGTCATCATCACGTGGTTTATAATGGATAGCACTTCGTACACAATCTGGCAAAAATGTTGTGTTCAGGGTAAATCCATCTACTTTTTGATACACTGGTTTCTTCCTTGGCTGGgacattttttatcaaacaacctataaataaatcaaagaagatttttcaagtttaaaagtAACACTATCAATAATAGCcgttttagtaatatttactttttaatcatttttcaTACTACATACATTCACTTGTTAAGTCTAGCCTAGGTTACCTGCACTGAAATAAGTCTATCACGT
This sequence is a window from Tachypleus tridentatus isolate NWPU-2018 chromosome 5, ASM421037v1, whole genome shotgun sequence. Protein-coding genes within it:
- the LOC143250610 gene encoding LOW QUALITY PROTEIN: sulfotransferase ssu-1-like (The sequence of the model RefSeq protein was modified relative to this genomic sequence to represent the inferred CDS: inserted 1 base in 1 codon; deleted 1 base in 1 codon) gives rise to the protein MSQPRKKPVYQKVDGFTLNTTFLPDCVRSAIHYKPRDDDIFVVTFPKCGTTWTQHIVHNILNKGETFKXFKDVEERSPFIEMMGAKFVENMPRPQAIKTHLPFHVCTYSPKAKYIYVARNPRDCCVSFYHHTKMFPGYQFEDGSFDDFFEVFINGETEWGDYFDHLLSAYEHRNDPNVCFLTYEEMKDDAKAAVLKLAKFLGPQYAEMLESDDKIMMKILDHTSMKFMKRFNKDMKLFYSNMDETSFIGAEVPEGLKYVMEVYKTRDLKMPHKFDFIRKGAVGDWKNYFSPVQSKELLKKFYMKTKGTDVFRLWAK